DNA sequence from the Bacteroidales bacterium genome:
GCTTTTGCGCGAAAGCATCACGCTCAGCGGTGTGCCAACGATATTACTTCTGCCGAGCACCACGCAATGTTTCCCTTCGGTATCAATTTTATAACGTTTTAGCAATTCGATGATGCCGAATGGTGTGGCTGGCAAAAAGCTTTCCTGCCCGAGCAACATGTTTCCAAGATTGGTCGGATGAAAACCATCCACATCTTTTCTGGGGTCAATTGCAGCGATAACTTTTTCAACATTAATATGAGAAGGCAGGGGCAACTGAACGATAAACCCATGAACCTGATCGTCAAGGTTGAGGAAATCAATTGCTTTCAAAAGGTCTGATTCGGAGGTTTGTTTACCCAAACGATACACCGAAGAGGTTATACCAACCGATTTACAATCTTTTTCCTTGCTTGAAATGTATGTTTGGCTGGCGGGGTCTTCACCTATTAATATAGCTGCCAGGTGTGGTGCAACATCAAGGTTGTCAATAATTTTTGCAACCTCAATTTTGATCTCATGTTTTATGATCTCCGCGG
Encoded proteins:
- a CDS encoding bifunctional 5,10-methylenetetrahydrofolate dehydrogenase/5,10-methenyltetrahydrofolate cyclohydrolase; translated protein: MKIIDGKATAEIIKHEIKIEVAKIIDNLDVAPHLAAILIGEDPASQTYISSKEKDCKSVGITSSVYRLGKQTSESDLLKAIDFLNLDDQVHGFIVQLPLPSHINVEKVIAAIDPRKDVDGFHPTNLGNMLLGQESFLPATPFGIIELLKRYKIDTEGKHCVVLGRSNIVGTPLSVMLSRKSYPGNCTVTLCHSHTRNLPEITQQADILIAAIGKEEFVTKDMVKDGAVVIDVGIHRKADEKSTSGYTLTGDVKFDEVAPKCSFITPVPGGVGPMTRAALLINTVKAFKNNHIQGLDN